A region from the Pseudomonas sp. P8_229 genome encodes:
- a CDS encoding YceI family protein, with amino-acid sequence MLKKTLAALAIGSALLSAQAMAADYKIDKEGRHAFVDWKISHLGYSFIHGTFKDFDGTFSWDSAKPEASKIAVDVKTASLWSDHAERDKHIASKDFLDVGKFADAKFVSTAVKSTGEKTADVTGDLTLHGVTKPVTFKATFNGEGKDPWGGERAGFNAKTTLNLNDFGIKGPGPTSQTADLDISLEGVKVK; translated from the coding sequence ATGTTGAAAAAGACTCTGGCCGCTCTGGCAATCGGTTCTGCACTGCTCTCGGCTCAGGCCATGGCAGCGGATTACAAAATCGACAAGGAAGGTCGGCACGCCTTCGTTGACTGGAAAATCAGCCACCTGGGTTACAGCTTCATCCACGGTACTTTCAAGGATTTCGACGGTACGTTCTCGTGGGATTCGGCCAAGCCTGAAGCCAGCAAGATCGCTGTCGACGTGAAAACCGCCAGCCTGTGGTCGGACCACGCTGAACGTGACAAGCACATCGCCAGCAAAGACTTCCTCGACGTGGGCAAGTTTGCTGATGCCAAGTTCGTCTCCACCGCCGTTAAGTCGACCGGTGAAAAGACTGCTGACGTGACCGGCGACCTGACCCTGCACGGCGTGACCAAGCCTGTGACCTTCAAAGCCACGTTCAACGGCGAAGGCAAGGATCCATGGGGCGGCGAGCGTGCTGGCTTCAACGCCAAGACCACCCTGAACCTGAACGATTTCGGGATCAAGGGCCCAGGTCCTACCTCGCAAACTGCAGATCTGGATATCTCGCTGGAAGGCGTGAAAGTTAAATAA
- a CDS encoding cytochrome b, protein MQLRNSSSRYGWVSIFMHWGVALAVFGLFALGLWMVGLDYYSSWRKDAPDLHKSIGLVLLGVMVLRVLWRFISPPPPTLQSYSRMTRIGAKFGHGFLYLALFAVMIAGYLISTADGVGIPVFGLFEVPALVSGLPDQADTAGVIHLWLAWALVIFSGLHALAALKHHFIDRDATLTRMLGRKA, encoded by the coding sequence ATGCAGCTACGTAACTCTTCTTCACGCTATGGTTGGGTCAGCATCTTCATGCACTGGGGCGTGGCGCTGGCAGTCTTCGGGCTGTTCGCACTGGGTCTGTGGATGGTGGGGCTGGATTACTACAGCAGCTGGCGCAAAGACGCGCCGGATCTGCACAAGAGCATCGGTCTGGTGTTGTTGGGTGTGATGGTGTTGCGGGTACTCTGGCGCTTTATCAGCCCACCGCCACCAACACTGCAAAGCTACAGCCGCATGACCCGCATTGGCGCCAAATTCGGCCACGGGTTTCTTTATCTGGCGCTGTTCGCTGTGATGATTGCCGGTTACCTGATTTCCACCGCAGACGGTGTCGGGATCCCGGTGTTTGGCCTGTTTGAAGTTCCTGCACTGGTCTCCGGGCTACCGGATCAGGCAGATACCGCTGGGGTGATTCATCTCTGGCTGGCGTGGGCGCTGGTAATTTTTTCCGGCCTCCATGCGTTGGCAGCATTGAAGCACCACTTTATCGATCGTGATGCGACCCTGACGCGAATGCTCGGTCGCAAAGCCTGA
- a CDS encoding flavin monoamine oxidase family protein, translating into MSVGWLRACALVMLGLFSVTALAKDKTAIVIGGGLSGLTAAYELQNKGWQVTLLEAKPSLGGRSGMATSEWIGNDKTQPVLNKYVSTFKLGTTPAPEFVRTPGYLIDGEYFSAADLATKQPVTADALKRYQKTLDDLARSIDDPQNPAATSTLHALDQITVSSWLDKQNLPATARQLINQDIRTHYDEPSRLSLLYFAQQNRVYRGVSDRDLRASRLVGGSQVLAQAFVKQIKTIKTNSPVSAINQDKDGVTVKVGSVGYQADYVVLAVPLRALNKIALTPALDAQHLAAIKGINYGWRDQIMLKFKTPVWESKARMSGEIYSNTGLGMLWIEPALKGGANVVINLSGDNARVMQAFGDKQMVDQVLIRLHAFYPQARGSFTGYEIRRYSTDPSMGGAYLAYGPGQISKFWRLWERPLQRVTFAGEHTDTLYPGTLEGALRTGQRAASQVEDLAAGKSFEPVKVVPAAAAGAAGAVAAKKGNFFSNLFGGSDDEKKPEPVKAPEPTPAPAAPAPAPAPAPAPAPVEAPKPAAPVKTEPAKKAPAKPAAKKPAAKTDAKKAAAKPAAKKAEPAKKPAAKPAATTETKAQ; encoded by the coding sequence ATGTCTGTCGGTTGGCTGCGCGCCTGTGCGCTGGTGATGTTGGGGCTGTTCAGCGTTACGGCGCTGGCCAAGGATAAAACCGCAATTGTGATCGGCGGCGGCCTGTCGGGCCTGACCGCGGCTTACGAGCTGCAGAACAAGGGCTGGCAGGTCACCCTGCTGGAGGCCAAACCGAGCCTGGGCGGTCGCTCCGGCATGGCCACCAGCGAGTGGATCGGCAACGACAAGACCCAACCGGTGCTGAACAAGTACGTCTCGACCTTCAAGCTGGGCACCACGCCGGCTCCGGAATTCGTGCGTACGCCGGGTTATCTGATCGACGGCGAGTATTTCTCCGCCGCTGATCTGGCGACCAAGCAACCGGTCACCGCCGACGCCTTGAAGCGCTACCAGAAAACCCTCGACGATCTGGCGCGCTCGATCGACGACCCGCAGAACCCGGCGGCGACCAGCACGCTGCACGCGCTGGACCAAATCACCGTGTCGAGCTGGCTCGACAAGCAGAATCTGCCGGCCACCGCGCGCCAGTTGATCAACCAGGACATCCGTACTCACTACGACGAACCTTCGCGTCTGTCGTTGCTGTATTTCGCCCAGCAGAACCGCGTGTATCGCGGCGTCTCCGACCGTGACCTGCGTGCTTCGCGTCTGGTCGGCGGCAGTCAGGTGCTGGCCCAGGCGTTCGTCAAACAGATCAAGACGATCAAGACCAACTCGCCGGTGTCAGCGATCAATCAGGACAAGGACGGCGTGACCGTCAAGGTCGGCAGTGTTGGCTACCAGGCTGATTACGTCGTACTGGCCGTGCCATTGCGTGCGCTGAACAAGATTGCTTTGACGCCTGCGCTGGATGCCCAGCACCTGGCTGCGATCAAGGGCATCAACTACGGCTGGCGCGACCAGATCATGCTGAAGTTCAAGACGCCAGTCTGGGAAAGCAAGGCGCGCATGTCCGGTGAGATCTACAGCAACACTGGCCTCGGCATGTTGTGGATCGAGCCTGCGCTGAAGGGCGGCGCCAACGTGGTGATCAACCTGTCCGGCGACAACGCTCGCGTAATGCAGGCATTCGGCGACAAGCAGATGGTCGATCAGGTGCTGATCCGTCTGCACGCGTTTTATCCACAGGCCCGTGGCTCGTTCACCGGTTATGAGATCCGTCGTTACAGCACCGACCCGTCGATGGGCGGCGCCTACCTGGCTTACGGCCCGGGCCAGATCAGCAAGTTCTGGCGCCTGTGGGAACGTCCGCTGCAACGCGTAACGTTCGCCGGCGAACACACCGACACCCTGTACCCGGGCACTCTGGAAGGCGCACTGCGCACCGGTCAGCGTGCGGCCAGTCAGGTTGAAGATCTGGCAGCCGGCAAGTCGTTTGAACCGGTCAAAGTGGTTCCGGCTGCAGCAGCAGGCGCGGCGGGTGCCGTGGCGGCGAAGAAGGGCAACTTCTTCAGCAACCTGTTCGGTGGTTCGGATGACGAGAAGAAGCCAGAGCCTGTGAAGGCGCCTGAGCCAACTCCAGCTCCAGCGGCCCCAGCGCCTGCACCGGCTCCAGCCCCTGCGCCAGCTCCGGTGGAAGCACCGAAACCAGCCGCTCCGGTGAAAACCGAGCCGGCGAAGAAAGCGCCAGCCAAGCCTGCGGCGAAAAAGCCGGCGGCCAAAACCGACGCGAAGAAAGCCGCAGCCAAGCCTGCTGCGAAAAAGGCTGAACCGGCGAAGAAGCCAGCGGCCAAGCCTGCTGCAACGACCGAGACCAAGGCGCAGTAA